gaggcatgctccggggAGCAATTCTGGTCTTCCATACAGACGTTctttataagcagggtacctcgtatgcattttctgAACAAGTATTTGAATGTAGGTGCATTTGTTTCTCTTATACCAGTTTGTATCTTCTATAGGTGTCTCCTATAAAGAGGTTCGACTATATGTCAGTAATTAAGACCCCTCACTTCTCCAAGCTTCACCTCAACAAGGTGCACAGTTTTATTACTGCCAATATCTATGAAACTGTTTGTCAAGTATTTTGCATAAAAGCCAGGTGAATCACACCTTCTATCACCAGCCAGTTGTGCTTCACCCTGCCGTCTTTCAAGGACAGAGTTCTATTCGAGATCCCACACCTGAAAAAATGACCCCATTTGTAGATACGGGCTCAGGAAGCTGCTGAAAACAAGTTCACAGCGCAAAAAGTTCACACTATGGAAGCCATAGCATGAAGTGATGGCCACAGCTGCTTGCTCGTTTGTAATGTGTACAATGACAGTGTCAATGAAACGTAAACTGGCTCATAATTGCCTTCAAATACGTAGGCACGTAAAAAGACACTGTGTGCTGATGCATGAGTCTCATGCTTGATCACTACATGGGATTCCCAAACTTCCCAAAGCTATGTCATGCAGAAACTGCTGACTAATATTTGTTATTGTTCACACATAACAAAAATGCCAGGGGTCAAGTACCAGGCATGTGGTGTTAATCTTTTGGTAAAAAAACAGTGCTACCATGGGAAGAAAGGTATACTTACCCACAAACATGTGCTTATTTCAATACGTACTTGTACTGTAAGCTGGAACAGAAGCCTCTGGTAGAGGTAGAACATTGTCAGGCTAGGCCTCTGTATATTTACCTCCTCAAGCAGCCTCAAAACTTTCTCTGGGCTAGCGCCAGTGAAGCATATTTCAACACACAAAAGAAGGCTTCTCACCGTCATTTTCTTAATTTGTGGTTGGCTGTGCCACACGAATGAATGCTCGAAGGGGGCAGAAGTACTCAACTTGAAACAACGAGCCATGCACTTTTGTGGCAATTTTGCAAGGTGAGGCACATGTGGGATATTTTCTAAGCAGCTCCAAGAGGCAGCTTTCAAAAACTACGAACTTACATTCTTGGGCAATTGGCAACGTGTCATCTCTGTAAAGAGAGGGTGGGCCACATATACCTGTAGCCATCAGAGTTAAACATGGTTGAAGCATCCTCGCTAGAGCTTTGAATTTTTGCCCCCGTATTCAATAAAACATAAAAGAGCATAACTCACAGCCACGAGCTAGAAAACGATGGCTGGTTCGGTTCCTCATCATCTTTTTCATGGCCTGGCCGCAGGGAGGAACATTGAATCGATAATGGAGGTGCACCAAAATCTGTAGTTGCTAACTGCGATTGTCCAGTGAGCTGGCGGTGGGGTATCTGTTTGCGACACTGTTGTTACAGTCTTTTTCTATACAGGAAAACCTGCACACCTGTGAAAGAGAAACACCAATCATTATTTTTTATGCACTAGTGCACCAGCAAAACACTTACAGGATATAAGCTACCATGCAACACAATAAATTGGTAAACACTGCTCAATGTAAAAGCAATCCTGCACATAATATAAAGTGAAGTTAAAAACATACACCAATGTTTATGATGGTTTATTATAAATGAAGGATgagcaatgaaacattttgaaTGCTATCCTCTATGGACAACCAATTGTGCAAAATTGCCGGTAATTTGACCAGCCAAGCATGCCCTTcatgaaaagagaaaaatgggGGTGTCAAAAACAATAACCTTGAGATTGCAGCTTTCGTTGGGCATAAGGTCAGTCTGTGCAGCTGCATGGTGCTTGATGGTGTACCAGTGGCCCTTGAGATAACTGATGCTTTTTGAAAGCTGTAATACAAAGTGTGCAGAAATCATTTTTAGCAAAGTGCTTCGTGAGTTATGAGGGAAACAACTTAAATAAGTACCTAAAATTATAGTCCACACGCAACTACCATGATTTTAGTTGTAGCTATGCCTTCAACAGCAACACGTCTGTAGCCAGAAatttcagtggggggggggggggcatttgttATAGGCCTTCGATAACACCTAATTTCATTATTTACTCTAGGCGAAAACCCCTCAGGCGGGGGGGGCCAGCTTTAGGGCACCTTCCCTGACTACAGGTCTGAGCAGCAAACAAATGGATGCCCTGAAACAAAGCAtggcttacaaaaaaaaagggcTCATTCACACCACTCAACAGAGCCCACAcaaatttttttctcctttaactCACTGCACAGTGATCCATATATTAGGTTTAATACCTGGGAAATTTTAAACGCTTCTGACGTGGGCTCCCCAAAGTTTGGAGTCAGGTCCATTGCATCAGTCTCAATCTCCATTGTGGCACCGATGTCTTCAAAGTAGGCTGCCTCTTGACTAGTCTCCTGCTGGAACAATGTAGAGGGTCACACTGGATTTTAACGCACTTACAACATGCCAACAATGTGAACTGAACATGTGTCTTCCAGTACGCTCACAACATATGGTACATGTTATCATTTTGCCAAGGTGCAATGCAAAATAGTATGTCTTCTATGTGCTTGATCTGTGAACTCCATTTTCGTGCGCTAAATACAGAGAGTTTGCTTTTCATTTCCAAATAGTGAGTTCATAAGATTGTGtagaaatattttgttttcttatACCTGCTTTCATTGTGTTAGTAAAATAAACTATTCTAATATTTTGACAGCAGAGTAAATGCACATCACATGCCAAGCTATCGCATGTGTGAATAGTTCTTGAAGAATGCATCAGGAGTCACACCGCTACTGGGAAGCATTGTCTTCTTGAGTACACAAACGTGTTTATTTCTAGAGTATGCTTCATTGAATAAAGTAATTCAGCTATTGCTACTGATTTGCCTTTCACAGTTGTTTTATAGAGTTACATTGTATAGAAGGGTATGACTATAGTAAGTGACGGAACAGTCAAGTGTGCATAACAAGGCAAAATAGCTCACTTGACTTTCCAGCACCAATGGGAACTGATTGACAGAACACAAGAAAGTAGGACAAAAGGTGCAATGACAAAGAGACACGCACAAATAGCTACAGTGTGGATTTGCACATTCATAAAGAGACACTGTCAGCTGGAACACACACTGAAGCCTTGAACCaacactgcatttttttcacaaacaggTGTTCAAAGGATGAAAATGGTGCACACCTAATTTAATTCATCACCTTAGTATGTTGGTTTAATGAGTGAACATGTACCAGGCAAAGTTGGACTTCCTACCTATACTAGTCTTTTCTAGCAACTCATGGAGGGAAAAGCAAGTCTTACAGAAAGGAAGTCCTTGGTGTCCATTGAGAAAAATTGCTCCTCCAGCTCATGTACAGGGAAGGAGTCCTGTAAAAAAATGTAAATGTGACAGGCGTTTGAACTCGTAGTGATAAGGGAGGCAGATCCCCCTAAGATGTGTAGCATGTAGCAGAATGACAAGTTGGGTGAATTCATGCTATTCATATTTGAAGAAAAAGACACAGCGCACAAAGAAAGCATATACGAGAAATAGAGGGAAGACACAGGAGCACACTGTCTTGTCTGTGTGTTtttgagcactgttttttttctcgGTGTGATACATGTAAGATTCAGATTAATGTTTGCACATACGAATGAAAGACGCACTAATGCAGTCATAACTTTTCTTGTTCATAGCTTTACAAGAGTAAGTGAAACTTGAAAGATTCCCTAGTGATTTCCTAACATTATATGTACCAAACTGCTGTACAGCCACACATTGTGCAACTAGACTTGAAGAATGGACCTACATCATTATCAAAAGAATGGGGCAAAATTTGAAGGGAAATGACCTCAAGGGCCAATTTGTGCAGACAGAAATTGACAAGCATATCTACAGGCACATCTATAAAATATAAGCATTAAATATAGAATGGGACAAGCACATCTATTTGGCTCGGCTCAACTGAGGCCATAGCGCACTACGTTTCAACACAGATTGCAAATGACTAATACACCTGTACATAAGAAATTTGTGCTGGATGTCGTGCTCCTTACATCTGTTCCATTTCACAGTTGCATGATACCTTTGTCACCATCACAGCTTACGCTGAGCCAAAATACAGGTTTTGCACAGCGTCCGTGTTCACTCTGTGGCAGTGACCATGCACAATATGCAGGTACAGCAAAATTTCATTATAGGCATGCACGCATTTTCCCTCGACAGACTTCAGTGGCTGAAGTAGATGGAGTTTGTATGCTACATGTACACAGAGGGCCCCACAGAAAAGCACTGATGTGTGCTGAACTCACTTCCTTCACTCACTCACTTTTGGAAGCACAATACTACAAGGTCAACCATTCGAACTAGCAATGTGATGTTCACTCACAACTGTTTCCACATGCAAGTTAATTTTGTGTTGCTATGTGCCAAGCTATGATAACATTCATTACATACCATATGTGTTTATGAAACCGTAACTCTGACTGGGTGTTATAAAAATACATTTCCAAATAACTCTCCGTTCCACCTAGACTTCTGGCCACAGGCAGTAGCTCATTATGTAACTTATACAGGAAAAGAAGTGACAGACAAAATACCTGTTCAAGTGCTCTGTAATTGTGTGCATATACCAGAGTACCTTTAGTGAAATAGCAAtgtgaaagaaagacagacagtaTCAGTACGAGAGCTGCTTGAAGCTGGCCACATTTGCAAAAAAGGCAATGACTGTATTAGTGTTCTGTTTGCCTTGGTTTTATCTTTGGCAAATACAAATTGATTGTTGCTGCCAGAAAGTAAACTAGAATGTTTCTTGTGCTTTATCTTCTCTATATAAAATTACTTTGGAATGTGCCACATTACCTAGACTAGCTGTGCACAAAAGCGTCTAACGCAGTACTCTGCTAAACCacataaaacaaaataaagataGAATCATGATTTCACTTCACTTTCCTGTTTACAATGGCACTGCACATTACAAGTGTGCCACAGTGATATTGATTTCAGTAGCAAAGAAGTAAACTTGCTCTCTGCTACAGTTTTTTCTTGATAATGACTCTCGTGTATATATCCTTACTTAGGTAGAATCTTCCAATGCATCCATCGAAGCAAGAAGGT
This genomic interval from Rhipicephalus microplus isolate Deutch F79 chromosome 10, USDA_Rmic, whole genome shotgun sequence contains the following:
- the LOC142774490 gene encoding uncharacterized protein LOC142774490 codes for the protein MDTKDFLSQETSQEAAYFEDIGATMEIETDAMDLTPNFGEPTSEAFKISQLSKSISYLKGHWYTIKHHAAAQTDLMPNESCNLKVCRFSCIEKDCNNSVANRYPTASSLDNRS